TAAACTAAAAATGTGAACAGGAGGGGACAGAATGGCTTTTGAAAACCCGTCCAGGGAAGAAATTAAAACCATTTTGGAACAAGTAGGCAATATTGCGGTTGTTGGTTTGTCTGATAAATCAGACCGAACCTCATATATGGTTTCTTATGCGATGCAACAGCGGGGATACCGGATTATTCCGGTTAATCCTGCCGCAGCAGGGCAAACCATTCTTGGGGAGACTTGCTATGCCAGTCTTGCTGAAGTACCCGAGCCCGTCGAATTGGTCAATGTATTCCGCCGCAGTGAATACTGTGCAGAGGTTGCGCGTGAAGCAGTTGCGATTGGAGCCAAGATTTTGTGGCTTCAACAGGGGATTATCAGCCATGAAGCGGCTGACATTGCACAGGAGCATGGAATGACGGTCATTATGGATCGCTGCATTAAGGTAGAGGACTCGGTGACCCAGGCAGTACGTAAAGGATAATCATAAAGCTGCGCCAAAAACCTTCTTCCCTGGCTTCACAGGGTTGAAGG
This DNA window, taken from Paenibacillus kribbensis, encodes the following:
- a CDS encoding CoA-binding protein: MAFENPSREEIKTILEQVGNIAVVGLSDKSDRTSYMVSYAMQQRGYRIIPVNPAAAGQTILGETCYASLAEVPEPVELVNVFRRSEYCAEVAREAVAIGAKILWLQQGIISHEAADIAQEHGMTVIMDRCIKVEDSVTQAVRKG